One window of the Anopheles cruzii chromosome 2, idAnoCruzAS_RS32_06, whole genome shotgun sequence genome contains the following:
- the LOC128278898 gene encoding uncharacterized protein LOC128278898: MARAQSETDCASPSLSFSGLFPAVPEVSTTVGVGYTLATYEVTNVKSVSVNPAEDDKPVYIDATIGDGKLIITTNQQFTRFEELDSYAYFFNIVVFLCESGTVRQMSFRQNIKEENNHQPQFSQEVYEIKVPLPLPRDFDIQLFADYGNRIVAYDKDITKNKITFTIDENDYFTVSSSAGSSRAEFVVQVKTKHALTKITQPITLQISAQDEWIPPLTGHARLTVSSDPVNEFVVPPEFGQSLYKTEHKIGDAFDARYVSLLAGTYDSTVQYQVSGDDQVYFVLNASVDRQTAAVSLRPGAQIAEGKRILTTVIEASRTGAENVGRTAFVVEVKSVAPVDFEESLYTGSIAANKEITLVKPISIKPETGDDSVKVALAGEDAEYFTATFSNNRVTISSSASLSDEVIAKNSFFLLTIQAEKANAGVSETLLVLAIVKPDTKVPQFEKSVYEGTFTASTGVLELPVVKISSDSYVEGLTFAYQGDVDLFSVRTSGGTVSIVPNNITPEKLAGKAYLLLTIVCTLDGAGVSQAVAVMSVARPVAVLPKFARNFLQGTLDENTLQLSIANVEILSESFSGDTVVNLIDERGLFEIWPYIPENVFKLYLKGSVTSESLRGTTHVLVTVEAQNPNSEKAYCMLSVDIVQIVAPKFERLIYDALIDESTRQLQEPLVVKLSIETADESVQFSLDGPDSLYFTLKPFNSPLDGTELSLKEPLNDTDLETRDHFQFSIRATKPRSTVVAAVPVVVYVKRLFVKYPRFVKPVYKSRISKDMQLIPFESISLVQGSYVETAIVSIRDSNTELFGVQLVEGTVTIQLLREISPTDLNAVEHIEFVLECKNAEMASGFTTIILDIDRVPSPEFTQLQYNGELKEGANDIRLSLPMSLTPETIDSNIRYTVQGADASLVRFVESADGSLVWYLRDDVSVEQVKARSEIYFLVVAVNPLNTRQQPPSVASCLVRIAHPINPIFSRPSYEGTLVEGQQAVEFTEEPITLGRESVLETTEVAIKDPKSPSTFFEATINDDRSTVRVQLKAGVKWDQIRSQVYFSLLLQASNAESDRAEAHLLVKVVNAPAVTPVFTKPIYRGSLQEGTKVVLFSAPDVIAVDPTTIMDTFQFSATENDAELFNLEFTEENIFRVSLRDDISPTAIEGRDLLNFVLTINNAYSAGDSATVLVTIKLDDIISPMFSQLVYNGSITAGANEIQLHQAIVLNAGTFSENTDVGLGGPDAQYFTASRQGANVELKLRVPGNSELTGIGHLNAYVQATNPGSDTATAFIAIDVLSVESPQFVQSASYGILEEGSRTVTFLGGLEVKIVLSSTEPGFQWNLADDDYQLFDAVLVDDLFQFTLKASITDEQLGAKPLLTFGVTLKNPASGTVLSRVVISRKLPAPAFTQSVYGGSFTDDFSPVLSDVIAISENTFFNGVVTVVIKESNVDFLAIEQSGRYVQLRLSSPITIADFQGLETVHLLIEARAAEGSTGSCAVVLSVPEGTPCISLPPIVDCSKCYNCNTSGVLSDVPVFEYGSFQFQLRSDTSGAIGSVRATVKDPLVVVDHQLITDDAYLKLYVTISAEGALSLIRPIAPSEYRFSVRASNREAGKQSSVGVMLDVLSEYECTEQGIKMPTVDKTLVVLHLDEESPHPTIFPVGLNVCEYEILSQSPLNDSWPYFYIDSETGWLASHSFDREDHNLFAGMEVPQFQLRLKLVCSSEEKLFRAKRSLIETNSINYAPDATIISIVVDDINDNDPLFVQPAITPEAVTVVHLAYPQPALAARLMLPYLTILEATDADQGLNAKIRYSLAENDQFMVEPDSGGIFPSRNALKEEARVELTAIATDRDGEADGRSTKLALSVQRLEVNQIAIVTLETAEKIAVSALIEQINGQENFRLAVLHQAYIPSTDRAVRREEQNGIQMLDQHGTVRLVVYAMDNSNELLHEDVIRRAILEAVPNLEASAIVSVNEVLCSDHENACAESLRHQSSHSGLIASTSVLGSLLLICLAVGSVLYFRYVRPLSKAGKNASDLEQLESDFDPSPPPTPPSLGIPKGNNLEPATLEDRKISINISGITMQDSEDNFIAGNRLSRALDERLNEEDEHDVTLGTESTSFREVGSEPKNVKFNELVERIEVQEHRSDDDEDSVYQARL, encoded by the exons ATGGCTAGGGCTCAATCAGAAACTG ATTGCGCGTCTCCGTCACTTTCTTTTAGTGGTCTGTTTCCCGCCGTACCGGAAGTGTCTACTACCGTTGGGGTGGGATATACGCTGGCCACCTATGAGGTCACAAACGTTAAATCTGTTAGCGTGAATCCCGCGGAAGATGATAAGCCGGTATATATTGACGCTACGATTGGCGATGGAAAGCTTATCATCACGACGAACCAACAGTTTACTCGCTTCGAAGAGCTCGATAGTTACGCGTACTTTTTCAATATCGTCGTCTTCCTGTGCGAGTCTGGGACGGTACGGCAGATGAGCTTCAGGCAGAACATCAAGGAAGAGAACAATCATCAGCCACAATTCAGCCAAGAAGTGTACGAAATCAAGGTTCCGCTACCGCTCCCGCGGGACTTTGACATACAATTGTTTGCAGACTAT GGCAACCGGATAGTGGCCTATGATAAGGATATAACAAAGAATAAGATAACGTTCACGATCGATGAGAATGATTACTTCACCGTGTCCTCCAGTGCTGGGTCTTCTCGAGCAGAGTTCGTTGTGCAGGTGAAAACGAAGCATGCCTTAACGAAAATTACGCAGCCAATAACGCTGCAAATTTCGGCACAG GACGAGTGGATTCCACCACTGACAGGACATGCACGGCTAACAGTGTCCAGTGATCCGGTCAATGAATTCGTTGTACCTCCCGAGTTTGGGCAAAGTCTGTATAAAACGGAACACAAGATAGGAGATGCATTTGATGCTCGTTACGTCAGCTTATTGGCCGGTACCTACGATTCGACGGTACAGTATCAAGTGAGCGGTGACGACCAAGTCTACTTCGTCCTCAATGCCAGTGTTGATCGGCAAACAGCGGCCGTGTCTTTGCGCCCAGGTGCGCAGATTGCGGAAGGAAAGCGAATTCTCACAACAGTCATCGAGGCTAGCAGGACAGGGGCCGAAAATGTCGGTCGAACGGCTTTTGTCGTCGAAGTGAAGAGCGTGGCGCCTGTCGACTTTGAGGAGTCTCTCTACACCGGCTCCATTGCGGCAAATAAGGAAATAACACTCGTCAAACCGATTAGCATCAAACCAGAGACTGGTGACGACAGCGTAAAAGTGGCTCTCGCCGGAGAAGATGCCGAATATTTTACCGCTACCTTCAGTAACAACCGAGTGACGATTAGCTCTTCTGCGTCGCTGTCGGACGAAGTTATCGCGAAGAACAGTTTTTTTCTGCTAACCATTCAGGCCGAGAAAGCTAACGCAGGCGTAAGTGAAACGCTACTTGTGTTGGCGATCGTGAAACCGGATACGAAGGTACCTCAGTTCGAAAAGTCCGTATACGAAGGAACTTTCACCGCATCTACCGGGGTCCTTGAGCTTCCTGTCGTCAAAATTTCGTCCGACAGCTATGTGGAAGGGCTGACGTTTGCCTACCAGGGCGATGTGGATCTCTTCAGCGTGCGAACTTCCGGAGGGACAGTTAGTATTGTGCCGAACAATATCACCCCAGAAAAGTTGGCAGGCAAAGCGTACCTTCTTTTAACCATCGTTTGTACGTTGGACGGCGCAGGAGTGTCTCAGGCGGTTGCGGTCATGAGCGTCGCTCGGCCCGTGGCTGTGTTGCCAAAGTTTGCAAGAAACTTTCTCCAAGGAACGTTGGATGAGAACACGCTGCAACTGAGCATTGCGAATGTGGAGATTCTGTCAGAGTCCTTTTCCGGTGACACCGTTGTTAACTTGATCGATGAACGAGGGTTGTTCGAAATTTGGCCCTATATCCCGGAAAATGTGTTCAAGCTGTACTTGAAAGGTTCGGTGACCAGTGAATCGCTCCGTGGCACCACGCACGTGCTGGTGACCGTAGAGGCACAAAATCCTAACTCGGAAAAGGCGTATTGTATGCTGTCTGTGGATATCGTCCAAATCGTGGCTCCGAAGTTTGAGCGGCTAATCTACGACGCACTAATCGATGAGTCCACAAGGCAACTACAGGAACCACTAGTGGTGAAGCTCAGTATCGAGACGGCCGACGAAAGTGTGCAGTTTTCGTTAGATGGACCTGATTCTTTGTACTTCACCTTGAAACCTTTTAATTCGCCGTTGGACGGTACAGAACTCAGCCTGAAGGAGCCTTTGAATGATACAGATTTGGAGACTCGGGATCACTTTCAGTTCAGCATCAGGGCAACGAAGCCACGCTCGACGGTTGTTGCGGCTGTCCCCGTAGTGGTGTACGTCAAACGGTTGTTTGTTAAATATCCACGGTTTGTAAAACCTGTCTACAAGTCGCGGATATCGAAGGATATGCAGCTGATTCCCTTCGAAAGCATAAGTCTCGTGCAAGGAAGTTACGTGGAGACAGCAATAGTGTCGATACGGGACAGTAACACAGAACTGTTTGGAGTGCAGCTGGTTGAAGGAACGGTGACCATACAGTTACTTAGGGAAATCTCACCCACAGATCTGAACGCCGTAGAACATATTGAATTCGTGCTGGAATGCAAAAATGCGGAAATGGCATCAGGATTTACTACCATTATCCTGGATATTGACCGTGTCCCGAGCCCCGAATTCACACAATTGCAGTACAATGGAGAGCTGAAGGAAGGCGCCAACGATATCAGACTGAGTCTGCCGATGTCCCTCACGCCGGAAACTATTGACAGCAACATACGATACACCGTTCAAGGAGCCGATGCTTCGTTAGTTCGGTTCGTGGAATCGGCAGATGGGTCTCTAGTTTGGTATCTTCGCGATGACGTTTCCGTCGAGCAAGTGAAAGCACGATCCGAAATATACTTCCTCGTAGTTGCAGTGAATCCTTTAAACACCCGCCAGCAGCCGCCATCCGTTGCTTCCTGTTTGGTCCGAATTGCGCACCCTATCAACCCGATCTTCTCGCGTCCTTCATACGAAGGAACCCTGGTCGAAGGACAACAAGCAGTGGAATTTACAGAAGAACCAATCACGCTCGGAAGGGAAAGTGTGCTGGAGACCACGGAAGTTGCGATCAAAGATCCAAAGTCTCCCTCAACCTTCTTCGAAGCAACGATCAACGATGATCGTAGCACTGTGCGAGTCCAATTAAAGGCCGGCGTAAAGTGGGACCAAATTCGTTCCCAAGTCTACTTTAGCCTGTTGCTGCAAGCTTCCAATGCCGAATCTGACCGCGCAGAGGCGCACTTGTTGGTAAAAGTGGTAAACGCCCCGGCAGTAACGCCGGTTTTTACGAAGCCCATCTATCGGGGATCTCTGCAAGAAGGCACAAAAGTCGTTCTGTTTTCCGCACCCGATGTAATTGCTGTAGATCCCACCACGATAATGGACACGTTTCAGTTCTCCGCGACCGAGAACGATGCGGAGCTGTTTAACCTGGAGTTCACAGAAGAGAACATATTCCGGGTGTCCTTGCGTGACGACATCTCACCGACGGCCATCGAAGGGCGCGATCTGTTGAACTTCGTCCTTACCATCAACAACGCCTACAGTGCCGGTGACTCCGCGACTGTTTTGGTCACTATTAAACTGGACGATATAATCAGCCCTATGTTTTCGCAATTGGTATACAACGGAAGCATTACTGCCGGTGCGAATGAGATCCAGTTGCACCAAGCCATCGTCCTAAACGCGGGTACTTTTAGTGAAAACACTGACGTCGGGCTCGGCGGGCCAGATGCACAATATTTCACCGCCTCACGCCAAGGAGCTAACGTTGAGTTGAAACTAAGGGTTCCTGGCAACAGCGAACTCACCGGAATCGGCCATCTTAATGCGTACGTTCAGGCGACGAATCCAGGAAGCGATACGGCGACAGCATTTATCGCGATTGATGTTCTGAGCGTAGAGTCACCACAGTTCGTGCAGAGCGCATCTTATGGAATTCTTGAGGAAGGTTCACGGACCGTCACGTTCCTCGGAGGGTTGGAAGTGAAGATCGTGCTCTCCAGCACTGAACCAGGATTCCAGTGGAACTTGGCTGACGACGATTATCAGCTGTTCGATGCCGTTCTAGTAGACGATCTCTTCCAGTTCACCCTAAAGGCGTCCATCACGGACGAGCAGCTTGGGGCCAAGCCGTTGCTGACGTTTGGTGTAACGCTTAAAAATCCTGCAAGTGGCACAGTCTTGTCCAGGGTAGTGATCAGTCGCAAactaccggcaccggcatttacACAATCAGTGTACGGGGGATCGTTCACTGACGACTTCAGCCCGGTGCTCTCCGATGTGATCGCGATATCAGAAAATACTTTCTTCAATGGAGTAGTTACCGTAGTCATCAAAGAATCGAACGTAGACTTTCTTGCAATCGAACAAAGTGGTCGCTACGTGCAGCTGCGACTGTCGAGCCCGATCACCATTGCGGATTTCCAAGGCCTAGAGACCGTTCATCTTTTGATTGAAGCTAGAGCAGCTGAAGGCAGTACAGGATCTTGTGCTGTCGTGCTATCAGTTCCGGAAGGAA CACCCTGCATTTCATTGCCACCCATTGTGGACTGCTCAAAATGTTACAACTGCAACACCAGCGGAGTGCTTAGTGATGTACCGGTGTTCGAGTACGGCAGTTTCCAGTTCCAACTGAGGAGTGATACAAGCGGTGCGATCGGGTCCGTTAGAGCTACGGTGAAGGATCCGTTGGTCGTGGTAGATCACCAACTTATTACCGACGATG CGTATCTAAAGTTGTATGTCACCATAAGCGCTGAGGGAGCACTGAGCTTGATACGTCCAATTGCCCCCAGTGAGTATCGGTTCTCTGTGCGTGCTTCTAACAGAGAAGCAGGAAAGCAATCTTCCGTCGGAGTCATGCTGGATGTTCTCAGTGAGTACGAGTGTACTGAGCAGGGCATTAAAATGCCAACCGTGGACAAAACCTTGGTCGTGTTGCATCTAGATGAAGAAAGTCCACACCCGACCATCTTCCCAGTGGGCTTAAACGTGTGTGAGTACGAAATTTTGAGCCAAAGTCCGCTAAATGATTCCTGGCCATATTTTTACATCGACTCGgagactggctggctggcgtcacATAGTTTCGATCGAGAGGATCACAATTTGTTCGCCGGTATGGAGGTGCCACAGTTTCAATTGCGCTTGAAATTGGTGTGTAGCAGCGAAGAGAAGTTATTCCGTGCCAAACGATCGCTCATCGAGACAAACAGCATCAACTACGCACCGGACGCAACGATAATTAGTATCGTGGTCGACGATATAAACGATAACGATCCACTCTTCGTTCAGCCAGCGATTACACCAGAAGCAGTGACCGTTGTCCATCTTGCGTATCCTCAGCCAGCATTGGCCGCCAGACTGATGTTACCTTATCTAACCATTTTGGAAGCCACCGATGCGGATCAAGGGCTGAACGCGAAAATTCGATACAGTTTAGCGGAAAACGATCAGTTCATGGTCGAGCCGGACAGTGGTGGGATATTTCCAAGTCGAAATGCTCTAAAAGAGGAAGCTCGCGTTGAACTCACTGCCATTGCTACGGATCGCGATGGTGAAGCCGATGGACGGAGTACAAAACTTGCGCTGAGCGTACAACGGTTGGAAGTGAATCAAATCGCCATCGTCACGTTGGAGACTGCCGAGAAGATCGCAGTGAGTGCTTTGATCGAACAAATCAATGGACAAGAAAATTTCCGCCTTGCAGTACTTCATCAGGCGTACATACCGTCGACTGATCGCGCCGTGAGACGAGAGGAGCAAAATGGGATACAAATGCTCGATCAACACGGCACTGTGCGGTTGGTGGTTTATGCGATGGACAACAGTAATGAACTTTTGCATGAAGACGTTATTCGAAG AGCGATTCTGGAAGCAGTTCCTAATCTGGAGGCATCGGCGATTGTGTCCGTCAATGAAGTTTTGTGCTCCGATCACGAGAATGCATGTGCTGAAAGCCTACGGCACCAGTCAAGTCACAGCGGACTGATCGCGTCTACTTCCGTTTTGGGCTCGTTGTTACTTATCTGCTTGGCAGTCGGTAGCGTACTGTACTTCCGGTACGTGCGACCACTGTCTAAAGCGGGCAAGAATGCCTCTGATCTTGAGCAGCTGGAGAGTGATTTCGATCCCAGCCCTCCACCGACTCCACCGTCATTGGGAATTCCCAAAGGGAACAATTTGGAGCCAGCGACTCTTGAGGATCGGAAAATATCCATCAACATCTCTGGTATCACCATGCAAG ATTCAGAGGACAACTTCATAGCTGGCAATCGGCTATCGCGTGCTTTGGACGAGCGATTAAATGAAGAAGATGAACATGACGTTACACTAGGGACGGAATCTACGAGTTTTCGGGAAGTTGGTAGCGAGcctaaaaatgtaaaattcaATGAACTAGTTGAACGAATCGAGGTGCAGGAGCATCgcagcgacgatgacgaagattCGGTGTACCAAGCAAGGTTGTAA
- the LOC128268358 gene encoding protein GDAP2 homolog isoform X2, whose amino-acid sequence MINNSFEFSSDDDSDTSPHDLEMGSDVEYSNINLSLAAQLTGTAHSFTQMQGDLDRQRLLGDRPRMVYESVLDDGLEGIEHQERYERLLRRAKTEDLSEVSGIGCLYQSGVDRLGRPVVVFCGKWFPAHNIDLEKALLYLIYLLDPIVKGDYVIAYFHTLTSSNNYPSLQWLKDVYSILPYKYKKNLKAFYIVHPTFWTKMMTWWFTTFMAPAIKTKVHSLPGVEHLYSAIAKDQLEIPAYITEYDMATNGIHYFQPITNTSSPAS is encoded by the exons ATGATAAACaattcatttgaattttcct CTGATGACGACTCTGATACCAGCCCTCACGACTTGGAAATGGGTTCTGACGTCGAGTATAGTAATATCAACCTGAGTCTGGCAGCTCAACTAACTGGTACAGCGCACTCTTTTACACAAATGCAG GGAGACTTGGATCGACAACGCTTACTTGGAGATCGACCTCGTATGGTGTATGAAAGTGTGCTTGATGATGGTCTTGAAGGAATAGAACATCAAGAAAG ATACGAGAGATTACTAAGACGAGCCAAAACGGAAGACCTATCGGAAGTGTCTGGCATTGGATGCCTGTATCAAAGCGGCGTTGATAGACTTGGCAGAcccgttgttgtgttttgtggcaaATGGTTTCCTGCACATAACATCGATCTAGAAAAG GCCTTGCTCTATCTGATATACCTACTGGACCCAATCGTCAAAGGTGATTACGTGATCGCTTATTTCCACACTCTGACCAGTTCAAACAACTACCCTTCTTTGCAATGGCTGAAGGATGTCTATAGCATACTGCCGTACAA ATACaagaaaaatttaaaagcGTTCTATATCGTGCATCCAACCTTTTGGACAAAAATGATGACTTGGTGGTTCACAACGTTTATGGCTCCAGCGATCAAAACCAAAGTTCATTCACTTCCTGGTGTGGAGCACTTATATTCTGCCATCGCGAAGGATCAGTTGGAGATTCCGGCCTATATAACCGAGTATGACATGGCG ACGAATGGTATACATTACTTCCAACCTATTACCAACACTTCTTCACCAGCATCCTAA
- the LOC128268358 gene encoding protein GDAP2 homolog isoform X1, with amino-acid sequence MINNSFEFSSDDDSDTSPHDLEMGSDVEYSNINLSLAAQLTGTAHSFTQMQGDLDRQRLLGDRPRMVYESVLDDGLEGIEHQESSPLLVDCDTTTENYCPEMIGHVLATHVGKRTRILDGSFTYVELMKHYNSSLDDSEWQKENLYERLLRRAKTEDLSEVSGIGCLYQSGVDRLGRPVVVFCGKWFPAHNIDLEKALLYLIYLLDPIVKGDYVIAYFHTLTSSNNYPSLQWLKDVYSILPYKYKKNLKAFYIVHPTFWTKMMTWWFTTFMAPAIKTKVHSLPGVEHLYSAIAKDQLEIPAYITEYDMATNGIHYFQPITNTSSPAS; translated from the exons ATGATAAACaattcatttgaattttcct CTGATGACGACTCTGATACCAGCCCTCACGACTTGGAAATGGGTTCTGACGTCGAGTATAGTAATATCAACCTGAGTCTGGCAGCTCAACTAACTGGTACAGCGCACTCTTTTACACAAATGCAG GGAGACTTGGATCGACAACGCTTACTTGGAGATCGACCTCGTATGGTGTATGAAAGTGTGCTTGATGATGGTCTTGAAGGAATAGAACATCAAGAAAG TTCACCTTTACTGGTGGATTGCGA TACGACCACAGAAAACTATTGTCCGGAGATGATTGGGCATGTACTAGCCACACACGTCGGCAAACGGACCCGAATTCTAGACGGGTCGTTTACGTATGTTGAACTGATGAAGCACTACAACTCGTCGCTTGACGATAGCGAATGGCAAAAGGAAAACCT ATACGAGAGATTACTAAGACGAGCCAAAACGGAAGACCTATCGGAAGTGTCTGGCATTGGATGCCTGTATCAAAGCGGCGTTGATAGACTTGGCAGAcccgttgttgtgttttgtggcaaATGGTTTCCTGCACATAACATCGATCTAGAAAAG GCCTTGCTCTATCTGATATACCTACTGGACCCAATCGTCAAAGGTGATTACGTGATCGCTTATTTCCACACTCTGACCAGTTCAAACAACTACCCTTCTTTGCAATGGCTGAAGGATGTCTATAGCATACTGCCGTACAA ATACaagaaaaatttaaaagcGTTCTATATCGTGCATCCAACCTTTTGGACAAAAATGATGACTTGGTGGTTCACAACGTTTATGGCTCCAGCGATCAAAACCAAAGTTCATTCACTTCCTGGTGTGGAGCACTTATATTCTGCCATCGCGAAGGATCAGTTGGAGATTCCGGCCTATATAACCGAGTATGACATGGCG ACGAATGGTATACATTACTTCCAACCTATTACCAACACTTCTTCACCAGCATCCTAA
- the LOC128268358 gene encoding protein GDAP2 homolog isoform X3, with amino-acid sequence MAQMVAMESIDLNDATISIPPEIRVDQIHIETPEERYERLLRRAKTEDLSEVSGIGCLYQSGVDRLGRPVVVFCGKWFPAHNIDLEKALLYLIYLLDPIVKGDYVIAYFHTLTSSNNYPSLQWLKDVYSILPYKYKKNLKAFYIVHPTFWTKMMTWWFTTFMAPAIKTKVHSLPGVEHLYSAIAKDQLEIPAYITEYDMATNGIHYFQPITNTSSPAS; translated from the exons ATGGCACAAATGGTTGCaatggaatcgatcgatttgaacGACGCGACCATCAGCATTCCACCCGAAATCCGGGTGGACCAGATACACATTGAAACACCAGAGGAAAG ATACGAGAGATTACTAAGACGAGCCAAAACGGAAGACCTATCGGAAGTGTCTGGCATTGGATGCCTGTATCAAAGCGGCGTTGATAGACTTGGCAGAcccgttgttgtgttttgtggcaaATGGTTTCCTGCACATAACATCGATCTAGAAAAG GCCTTGCTCTATCTGATATACCTACTGGACCCAATCGTCAAAGGTGATTACGTGATCGCTTATTTCCACACTCTGACCAGTTCAAACAACTACCCTTCTTTGCAATGGCTGAAGGATGTCTATAGCATACTGCCGTACAA ATACaagaaaaatttaaaagcGTTCTATATCGTGCATCCAACCTTTTGGACAAAAATGATGACTTGGTGGTTCACAACGTTTATGGCTCCAGCGATCAAAACCAAAGTTCATTCACTTCCTGGTGTGGAGCACTTATATTCTGCCATCGCGAAGGATCAGTTGGAGATTCCGGCCTATATAACCGAGTATGACATGGCG ACGAATGGTATACATTACTTCCAACCTATTACCAACACTTCTTCACCAGCATCCTAA